One part of the Ochrobactrum quorumnocens genome encodes these proteins:
- a CDS encoding dipeptide ABC transporter ATP-binding protein: MTKSVLSIRNLQVDAYLPDETRRLIDDVSLTLNQGEILGLVGESGSGKSLLCRSIVRLLPSSILKITAGSVMLGGTDLAQASEAELLAVRGGKIGMIFQNPTSHLDPVMSVGDQIAEGIRFHRGLDKIKARTAAIEIMAQVGFTDPTRQYGSYPHEFSGGMRQRAMIAVALSCDPEILIADEPTTALDVTIQAQILQLLMDIRDQRGLSIILITHDLGVVAQTCDRIAVMRNGKVLEQGLKSEVLGNPRDPYTRNLIASHPSLPETASLRLVPQLGEPPLLQVNDLHVRYAVAGGFLKARKTSALKGVSLEVQAGETIGIVGESGSGKSTLARAILGLTPIADGSITFDGLTLSPDRKEALAALRRDAAMVFQDPFNSLNPRMTVGETLAEVLRVQGKVDAKNIPQRIAELLDLVGLDQSFAARKPRSLSGGQCQRAGIARALAVEPKMIIADECIAALDVTIQAQIVDLFRELKSKMQLTLLFIAHDLAVVRNLCERVVVMYHGEIVEEGLSAEVFAHPKEAYTAALISAIPDIDPTKSLFEERILAEAS, from the coding sequence ATGACAAAGTCAGTTCTTTCGATCCGCAATCTTCAGGTTGATGCTTACTTGCCGGATGAAACCAGGCGCTTGATCGATGATGTTTCTCTCACGCTCAACCAGGGTGAAATTCTTGGCTTGGTCGGTGAAAGCGGATCGGGGAAAAGTTTACTTTGCCGCTCGATAGTCAGGCTTTTGCCATCGTCGATTTTAAAGATCACCGCAGGTTCGGTCATGCTCGGCGGCACGGATTTGGCACAGGCGAGCGAAGCTGAATTGCTTGCGGTGCGTGGTGGCAAGATTGGTATGATTTTCCAGAATCCGACCAGCCATCTTGATCCCGTAATGAGTGTTGGCGACCAGATCGCAGAAGGGATACGCTTTCATAGGGGGTTGGATAAGATTAAAGCCCGCACAGCAGCAATCGAAATTATGGCGCAGGTCGGGTTTACAGACCCGACGCGCCAATATGGCAGCTATCCGCATGAGTTTTCAGGCGGGATGCGTCAACGTGCGATGATTGCGGTGGCCCTTTCCTGCGACCCTGAAATTCTCATTGCTGATGAGCCGACAACTGCGCTCGATGTCACCATTCAAGCGCAGATACTCCAGCTTTTGATGGACATTCGTGATCAACGCGGGCTCTCTATTATTCTCATCACCCATGATCTTGGGGTGGTCGCGCAGACTTGTGATCGTATTGCAGTGATGCGCAATGGGAAGGTGCTGGAACAGGGACTGAAGAGCGAAGTTCTCGGCAATCCCCGCGATCCCTACACACGCAATCTCATAGCCAGCCATCCGTCGTTGCCTGAAACGGCCTCATTGCGTCTCGTTCCTCAGTTGGGGGAGCCGCCGCTGTTGCAGGTCAATGATCTGCACGTTCGTTACGCTGTCGCTGGGGGATTCCTCAAGGCCCGGAAAACGAGCGCGTTAAAGGGTGTCAGTCTTGAAGTTCAGGCTGGTGAGACGATCGGAATCGTTGGGGAATCTGGCAGCGGGAAAAGTACACTTGCCCGTGCAATTTTAGGCCTGACACCAATCGCCGACGGCAGCATTACATTCGACGGATTGACGCTCAGCCCTGATCGTAAGGAAGCTCTGGCGGCACTGCGTCGTGATGCGGCCATGGTATTTCAGGACCCGTTCAATTCGCTCAATCCGCGCATGACGGTTGGTGAAACCTTAGCCGAAGTGCTGCGGGTACAAGGCAAGGTCGACGCCAAGAATATACCTCAGCGCATTGCCGAGCTGCTGGATCTCGTTGGGCTAGATCAAAGCTTTGCCGCGCGCAAGCCACGCAGCCTGAGCGGCGGACAATGTCAGCGCGCCGGTATAGCGCGCGCTTTGGCAGTGGAGCCAAAAATGATCATCGCCGACGAGTGTATCGCAGCACTCGACGTCACCATTCAGGCACAGATCGTTGATTTGTTTCGCGAGCTCAAAAGCAAGATGCAGCTGACCTTGCTTTTCATCGCCCATGATCTGGCTGTCGTGCGCAATCTCTGTGAGCGCGTGGTCGTTATGTATCATGGCGAGATCGTTGAAGAGGGATTAAGCGCCGAGGTGTTTGCGCATCCGAAAGAGGCTTATACGGCGGCACTCATCAGCGCGATACCCGATATTGACCCCACGAAATCGCTGTTTGAAGAGAGAATTCTTGCTGAAGCATCCTGA
- a CDS encoding ABC transporter permease, whose protein sequence is MNARLIPITLINWRRFLSQRTTLAIGIGVLALFVLLAFGAPLIAPFDPVVQNADVRLQPPSWLHPFGTDNFGRDILSRVIWGARIDLQIAVFGVIFPFAIGTVVGTIAGFFGGIVDTIFMRLIDIILAFPFLVLMLSIIAILGPGLTSFYIAMALVGWVSYARLVRAQILVLKSTDYAVAAESLGFSRFRIMFRHLLPNAIAGSLVFVMSDAVLVLLNGAAISYLGLGVQPPVAEWGVMVAEGQPFVTTAWWITLFPGLSIVFLAFGFSLLGDGLGEALGVHE, encoded by the coding sequence ATGAATGCGCGTCTTATCCCCATCACCTTGATCAACTGGCGTCGCTTTCTGAGCCAGCGGACCACGCTTGCCATTGGAATCGGTGTTCTTGCCCTCTTTGTACTGCTGGCTTTTGGCGCACCGTTGATCGCGCCTTTTGATCCAGTTGTTCAAAATGCCGACGTTCGTCTGCAGCCACCGTCATGGTTGCATCCGTTCGGGACCGATAATTTCGGACGGGATATTCTCTCACGCGTTATCTGGGGTGCACGTATCGATCTTCAGATCGCAGTCTTCGGCGTTATATTCCCCTTTGCCATTGGAACGGTCGTCGGTACGATTGCCGGTTTTTTTGGTGGCATCGTTGATACGATCTTCATGCGTCTGATCGATATCATTCTGGCATTCCCATTTCTGGTTCTGATGCTCTCAATCATTGCCATTCTAGGGCCGGGCCTGACGAGTTTCTATATAGCCATGGCACTGGTTGGATGGGTTTCATACGCCCGCCTTGTTCGGGCACAGATACTGGTTTTGAAATCCACAGACTATGCCGTTGCTGCGGAAAGCCTTGGGTTCAGCCGTTTCCGCATCATGTTTCGCCATCTTCTGCCGAATGCGATTGCCGGTTCGCTGGTTTTCGTAATGTCGGATGCGGTTCTCGTGCTGCTGAATGGTGCAGCAATCAGCTATCTCGGGCTCGGCGTACAGCCGCCGGTTGCCGAATGGGGCGTCATGGTTGCCGAAGGCCAGCCGTTTGTAACGACTGCCTGGTGGATCACGTTGTTTCCGGGGCTCTCTATCGTGTTTCTGGCTTTTGGTTTTAGCTTGCTCGGCGATGGACTGGGTGAAGCGCTGGGAGTGCATGAATGA
- a CDS encoding ABC transporter permease yields the protein MHRFQFVLRRPFQLLPVLFGISVITFVLVRLIPGDPARVLLGTRATPAAIANIRAQYGLDEPMWLQYLYFLRNIANGEMGKSILYKIDVLKLIATRIEPTLMLVICSVILSILIAVPLAAIAARRNGKLSDHVIRTVSTFGIGFPPFWLALMLIILFSVKLDLLPVSGYGNTLKEKLAHLVLPSLTIALSLSTVLARSLRAAMIQSLNSDVATAARARGMPESIVFWRHVLPNSLVPTVNLLAVNIGWLIGSTVVVESVFALPGMGQLLVRAIFSRDYMVVQGVAMVFACATVMVNFMADIATVALDPRVKL from the coding sequence ATGCATCGCTTCCAGTTTGTACTCCGTCGCCCCTTTCAGTTGTTGCCGGTTCTGTTCGGCATCAGTGTCATCACATTCGTACTGGTCCGGCTTATTCCGGGTGATCCGGCACGTGTGCTTCTAGGCACGCGCGCGACGCCCGCAGCCATTGCCAATATTCGTGCGCAGTATGGCCTCGATGAACCCATGTGGCTTCAATATCTCTATTTCCTGCGCAACATCGCGAATGGCGAAATGGGCAAGTCGATCCTCTATAAAATTGACGTCCTGAAGCTGATTGCGACACGCATTGAACCTACTTTGATGCTGGTTATTTGTAGTGTCATTCTTTCGATCCTGATCGCGGTTCCTTTAGCGGCGATCGCTGCACGGCGTAACGGTAAACTCAGCGATCATGTGATACGCACGGTGTCGACATTCGGGATCGGCTTTCCGCCTTTCTGGCTCGCTCTGATGCTGATTATCCTCTTTAGCGTGAAGCTCGATCTACTGCCGGTATCAGGCTATGGCAACACGTTGAAAGAGAAGCTGGCGCATCTGGTTCTGCCGAGTCTGACGATAGCCCTTTCACTTTCAACTGTACTTGCGCGCAGCCTGCGCGCTGCGATGATCCAGTCACTCAATTCAGATGTTGCCACAGCTGCCAGAGCTCGCGGAATGCCTGAAAGCATTGTTTTCTGGCGACACGTTTTACCCAACTCTCTTGTACCGACTGTCAATTTGCTTGCCGTCAACATCGGCTGGCTGATCGGCAGCACAGTGGTCGTCGAGAGCGTGTTTGCGCTTCCGGGCATGGGGCAGCTGCTTGTGCGCGCGATCTTCTCCCGCGATTATATGGTTGTGCAGGGGGTAGCCATGGTCTTTGCGTGCGCAACGGTTATGGTCAATTTCATGGCCGACATTGCCACTGTCGCCCTTGATCCAAGGGTGAAGCTATGA
- a CDS encoding proline iminopeptidase-family hydrolase: MWREMKPDNRYEVSVGTHKVVAYSFGTGDEVVFCLNGGPGLPCDYLRDAHSCLIDDGYRVVAFDQLGTGASDRPTDPALWTIARYVEETETVRQALGLGKVHILGHSWGGWLGIDYALTYPQNLKTLILEDTVADMPHLVSELERLRSALGSETVAMMQKHEAQGTLDHPEYAAAITILNYRHVCRLSDWPAPVRRSLDDWNMGPYGTMQGPNEFLYTGNLKDWNRLPDLGKIEVPVLITVGEHDELTPACALRMKLALKNAELHVVPNASHMPFYENPTYYYPVVTSFLNRHRSSR; encoded by the coding sequence ATGTGGCGTGAGATGAAACCGGACAACCGGTATGAAGTGTCTGTCGGCACTCATAAGGTGGTGGCGTATAGTTTTGGAACCGGAGACGAGGTGGTGTTCTGCCTCAACGGCGGACCCGGTTTGCCGTGCGACTATTTAAGAGATGCGCATTCGTGTCTGATCGACGACGGCTACCGCGTGGTAGCTTTCGATCAGCTTGGCACGGGTGCGTCTGATCGGCCAACTGATCCTGCATTGTGGACAATCGCGCGCTATGTCGAGGAAACTGAAACCGTCCGTCAGGCGCTTGGTCTTGGTAAGGTGCATATTCTTGGTCATTCCTGGGGCGGTTGGCTTGGAATTGATTATGCACTGACTTATCCACAAAATCTGAAGACACTTATTCTTGAAGATACGGTCGCGGACATGCCGCATCTGGTGAGTGAACTAGAGCGGTTACGCAGTGCGCTGGGGTCAGAAACTGTTGCGATGATGCAGAAGCATGAAGCGCAGGGAACGCTCGATCACCCGGAATATGCGGCGGCGATCACGATCCTCAATTATCGCCACGTATGCCGCCTGTCGGATTGGCCAGCACCTGTAAGGCGTTCGCTGGATGATTGGAACATGGGGCCATACGGCACGATGCAAGGTCCGAATGAGTTTCTCTATACGGGTAATCTGAAAGACTGGAACCGTCTGCCTGATCTCGGCAAGATCGAGGTTCCGGTGCTGATCACGGTTGGTGAGCATGATGAGCTGACGCCTGCCTGCGCGCTGCGCATGAAACTTGCCTTGAAAAATGCCGAACTGCATGTGGTGCCAAATGCCAGCCATATGCCGTTTTACGAGAACCCGACTTATTACTACCCGGTCGTTACCAGCTTTCTCAATCGACATCGTTCCTCTCGATAG
- a CDS encoding helix-turn-helix transcriptional regulator, which yields MRDEIETFRQNFTAHQTLDGRIDEIFQAMKPLGFEALIYDYTPSAFDMNGDMMGPSLMKLRNISDDMLEFWAEKGYFRIDPVQRLACRASVPFFWNYDERAESLLQEFMTEDTAPVANYLHERDISAGVTVPIHMPHGDYATVTGVFSGPRSDFRQRALRYVADFNLMAQIFHQSAYELFDEHTRGIGKVHLTVRERECLRYAAEGLSAKEISRIIDRSVPTVVMHLNAAAKKLGAKNRTQAVVRATRARLLDA from the coding sequence ATGCGAGACGAGATTGAGACCTTCAGACAGAACTTTACTGCTCACCAAACGCTCGATGGGCGCATTGATGAGATATTTCAGGCTATGAAACCGCTTGGCTTCGAAGCCCTCATCTACGATTACACCCCATCCGCTTTCGACATGAATGGCGACATGATGGGACCGTCGCTGATGAAACTGCGCAATATCAGCGATGACATGCTCGAATTTTGGGCCGAAAAAGGCTATTTCCGCATTGATCCGGTTCAGCGCCTCGCGTGTAGGGCATCTGTACCATTCTTCTGGAATTATGATGAGCGGGCTGAATCGCTGCTGCAGGAATTCATGACGGAAGACACAGCACCCGTCGCAAACTATCTTCATGAGCGCGATATATCTGCAGGCGTCACCGTTCCCATTCATATGCCACATGGCGATTATGCGACCGTCACCGGTGTATTTTCTGGCCCACGATCCGATTTCAGACAGCGCGCTTTGCGCTATGTGGCCGATTTCAATCTGATGGCACAGATTTTCCATCAAAGCGCATATGAGCTTTTTGACGAACATACTCGCGGCATTGGCAAGGTGCACCTCACAGTTCGCGAACGCGAGTGTCTGCGCTATGCAGCTGAAGGCCTCTCAGCGAAAGAAATCTCCCGTATCATCGACAGATCCGTTCCGACAGTTGTGATGCATCTCAATGCCGCCGCCAAAAAACTGGGGGCAAAGAACCGCACTCAGGCCGTTGTTCGAGCGACACGTGCGCGACTGCTTGATGCCTGA
- a CDS encoding proline iminopeptidase-family hydrolase, translating into MASINQTEGFATFRDYQTWYRITGSLDSEKLPLVVAHGGPGCTHDYVDAFKDIAALDGRAVIHYDQLGNGNSTRLPDRGPDFWTVNLFLEELDNLLKHLSIQDRYAYLGQSWGGILGAEHAVRKPDGLKALVIANSPANMRTWVAEANRLRRELPSEVQQTLLKHEEAGSLTDPEYIAASRVFYDRHVCRVSPWPKEVARTFAIMDEDNTVYRNMNGPTEFHVIGTMKDWTIEDRLNRIQAPTLVISGRYDEATPLVVKPYVNNVPGSEWVLFEESSHMPHVEERDLCMKTVSMFLNNFETA; encoded by the coding sequence TTGGCTTCAATCAATCAGACGGAAGGCTTCGCCACTTTCCGCGATTATCAGACTTGGTACCGCATTACCGGCTCACTCGATTCAGAAAAACTCCCGCTCGTCGTCGCTCATGGCGGCCCCGGCTGCACGCATGATTATGTGGATGCCTTTAAGGACATCGCAGCACTCGATGGTCGTGCGGTCATTCATTACGACCAGCTCGGCAACGGCAACTCCACACGTCTTCCTGATAGGGGCCCCGATTTCTGGACCGTGAATTTGTTTCTGGAAGAACTGGACAACCTTCTGAAACATCTCAGCATTCAGGATCGCTATGCCTATCTGGGACAATCGTGGGGTGGAATATTGGGCGCTGAACATGCAGTGCGAAAACCGGATGGCCTCAAAGCACTGGTGATCGCCAACTCACCTGCCAACATGCGAACTTGGGTCGCGGAGGCCAACCGCCTACGGCGTGAACTCCCTTCCGAAGTACAACAAACTTTGTTGAAACACGAAGAAGCAGGCAGTCTGACCGATCCTGAATATATCGCCGCTTCGCGGGTATTTTACGATCGTCATGTCTGCCGCGTAAGCCCATGGCCAAAGGAAGTCGCGCGAACCTTCGCCATCATGGATGAAGACAATACCGTCTATCGCAACATGAATGGCCCGACCGAATTCCATGTGATTGGCACGATGAAGGACTGGACGATTGAAGACCGTCTCAACCGAATTCAAGCACCAACGCTTGTCATCTCCGGTCGTTATGACGAGGCTACCCCTTTGGTGGTGAAACCTTACGTCAACAATGTCCCGGGTAGTGAATGGGTGCTTTTTGAGGAATCGAGCCACATGCCACATGTGGAAGAACGCGATCTTTGCATGAAGACAGTATCGATGTTTCTGAACAATTTTGAGACAGCTTGA
- a CDS encoding electron transfer flavoprotein subunit alpha/FixB family protein, translating to MAILLIAEHDNASLSDQTAKALTAAGKIGGDVDVLVAGKGAKAAADAAAKLSGVRKVLLAESDALENRLAEPLAALIVELAGQYDTIIAPATTSAKNVLPRVAALLDVMQLSEIMEVVSADTFKRPIYAGNAIQTVQSTDAKKVITVRTASFQATGEGGSAAVESVNAASDPALSSFVENALSGGDRPELTSAKIIISGGRALGSSEKFQEVILPVADKLGAAVGASRAAVDAGYAPNDWQVGQTGKVVAPDLYIAVGISGAIQHLAGMKDSRVIVAINKDEEAPIFQVADYGLVGDLFTVLPEMEKASF from the coding sequence ATGGCTATTCTTCTTATTGCCGAACATGACAATGCAAGCCTTTCCGATCAGACCGCAAAGGCACTGACGGCTGCCGGTAAAATCGGTGGCGATGTGGACGTGCTGGTTGCAGGCAAGGGTGCGAAAGCTGCAGCTGACGCAGCTGCAAAGCTTTCCGGTGTGCGCAAGGTTCTGCTGGCTGAAAGCGATGCGCTGGAAAACCGTCTGGCTGAGCCATTGGCAGCACTCATTGTTGAACTTGCAGGCCAGTACGACACGATCATCGCACCAGCAACCACTTCGGCCAAGAACGTGCTTCCACGCGTTGCAGCACTTCTCGATGTGATGCAGCTTTCTGAAATCATGGAAGTGGTGTCCGCTGACACTTTCAAGCGTCCGATCTATGCAGGCAATGCAATCCAGACTGTGCAGTCAACTGATGCCAAGAAGGTCATCACCGTTCGTACGGCTTCGTTCCAGGCTACCGGCGAAGGTGGTTCGGCTGCAGTTGAAAGCGTGAATGCTGCGAGCGATCCGGCACTGTCGAGCTTTGTTGAGAACGCGCTTTCGGGTGGTGATCGTCCGGAGCTGACCTCTGCCAAGATCATTATCTCGGGCGGTCGTGCACTTGGTTCATCGGAAAAATTCCAGGAAGTGATCCTGCCTGTTGCTGACAAGCTTGGTGCTGCGGTTGGTGCCAGCCGTGCGGCAGTTGATGCGGGCTATGCACCAAACGACTGGCAGGTTGGTCAGACCGGCAAGGTGGTTGCACCTGATCTTTACATCGCAGTTGGTATCTCGGGCGCGATCCAGCATCTTGCAGGCATGAAAGACAGCCGCGTGATTGTTGCGATCAACAAGGACGAGGAAGCTCCGATCTTCCAGGTTGCCGATTACGGCCTCGTCGGGGATCTCTTCACCGTGTTGCCGGAAATGGAAAAGGCTTCATTCTAG
- a CDS encoding electron transfer flavoprotein subunit beta/FixA family protein — translation MKVVVAVKRVVDYNVKIRVKGDGSGVELSNVKMSMNPFDEIAVEEAIRLKEAGKVTEIIAVSVGPAQAQETLRTALAMGADRAILVKVDEAVEPLGVAKVLKGVVEAEQPDLVFLGKQAIDDDANQTGQMLSALLNWSQATFASKVELGDGSAKVTREVDGGLQTIDVKLPAIVTVDLRLNQPRYASLPNIMKAKKKPLDEKSPADFGADIAPRLKVLKTEEPGGRKAGVKVGSVSELVEKLKADGVL, via the coding sequence ATGAAGGTAGTCGTCGCAGTAAAGCGGGTTGTAGATTACAACGTAAAGATCCGTGTTAAGGGTGATGGTTCGGGCGTTGAGCTATCGAACGTGAAGATGTCGATGAACCCTTTTGACGAGATTGCAGTTGAAGAAGCGATCCGTCTTAAGGAAGCAGGCAAGGTGACGGAAATCATCGCGGTTTCGGTTGGCCCGGCACAGGCACAGGAAACGCTGCGCACGGCGCTTGCCATGGGTGCGGATCGTGCCATTCTGGTCAAGGTTGATGAAGCTGTCGAGCCGCTTGGTGTTGCCAAGGTGCTGAAAGGCGTTGTCGAGGCTGAACAGCCAGACCTCGTGTTCCTGGGCAAGCAGGCGATTGATGACGACGCCAACCAGACTGGTCAGATGCTTTCGGCGCTTCTCAACTGGAGCCAGGCAACTTTTGCATCGAAAGTTGAACTGGGTGACGGTTCGGCCAAGGTGACCCGCGAAGTTGACGGCGGTCTTCAGACCATTGATGTGAAGCTTCCAGCCATTGTGACAGTTGATCTTCGTTTGAACCAGCCGCGTTATGCATCGCTGCCAAACATCATGAAGGCCAAGAAGAAGCCACTTGATGAAAAGTCGCCTGCCGATTTCGGTGCTGATATTGCGCCGCGTCTTAAGGTCTTGAAGACTGAAGAACCGGGTGGCCGCAAGGCGGGCGTCAAGGTCGGTTCGGTTTCCGAACTGGTCGAGAAGCTCAAGGCCGATGGCGTATTGTAA